In Flavobacterium okayamense, a single window of DNA contains:
- a CDS encoding dihydrolipoamide acetyltransferase family protein, protein MAKFELKLPKMGESVAEATVTNWLKKVGEKIEQDEAVLEIATDKVDSEVPSEVSGTLVEILFNVDDVVQVGQTIAIIETEGGAVAATPVAEVKTEAAPVAEVAKAVEVAKETVATPDFSNSDKFYSPLVKNIAKEEGISIAELDGINGTGKDGRVTKEDILGYIKTRGSQPVAVSQPVKTESAAPVQEAPKAAPTSVNGEDEIVEMDRMRKLISKYMVESKQTSAHVQSFIEVDVTNIVKWRDKVKNAFEKREGEKLTFTPIFMEVVAKALKDFPGMNIQVDGEYIIKKKNINLGMAAALPNGNLIVPVIKNADQLNLVGMAKQVNDLANRARTGKLKPDDTQGGTYTVTNVGTFGSVFGTPIINQPQVGILALGAIRKVPAVIETPEGDFIGIRQKMFLSHSYDHRVVDGALGGSFVKRVADYLEAWDINREV, encoded by the coding sequence ATGGCAAAGTTCGAATTGAAATTACCTAAAATGGGTGAAAGTGTAGCGGAAGCTACGGTTACTAACTGGTTAAAGAAAGTTGGTGAGAAAATTGAACAAGATGAAGCAGTTCTTGAAATTGCTACTGATAAGGTTGATAGTGAAGTTCCAAGTGAGGTTTCAGGAACTTTAGTTGAAATTTTATTTAATGTTGACGATGTTGTTCAAGTAGGACAAACAATTGCTATTATTGAAACTGAAGGTGGTGCTGTTGCTGCTACTCCAGTTGCTGAAGTAAAAACGGAAGCTGCGCCAGTAGCTGAGGTTGCTAAAGCAGTTGAAGTTGCTAAAGAAACTGTTGCAACTCCTGATTTTTCAAATTCAGATAAATTCTATTCTCCATTAGTAAAAAATATTGCTAAAGAAGAAGGAATTTCTATTGCTGAATTAGATGGAATTAACGGAACAGGAAAAGACGGTAGAGTAACGAAAGAAGACATTTTAGGATATATTAAAACAAGAGGAAGTCAGCCAGTTGCAGTTTCGCAACCAGTTAAAACTGAATCAGCTGCTCCAGTTCAAGAAGCACCAAAAGCTGCTCCAACATCAGTAAATGGAGAAGATGAAATCGTAGAAATGGACAGAATGCGTAAGTTGATTTCTAAGTACATGGTGGAGTCTAAACAAACTTCAGCTCACGTACAATCTTTTATCGAAGTTGATGTTACGAATATTGTAAAATGGAGAGATAAGGTTAAGAATGCATTCGAAAAACGCGAAGGTGAAAAATTAACGTTTACGCCAATTTTCATGGAAGTTGTTGCAAAAGCGTTGAAAGATTTCCCTGGAATGAACATTCAAGTTGATGGTGAATACATTATCAAAAAGAAAAATATTAATTTAGGTATGGCTGCTGCTTTACCAAACGGAAACTTAATTGTTCCGGTAATAAAAAATGCTGACCAATTAAACTTAGTTGGTATGGCAAAACAAGTGAACGATTTAGCTAACCGTGCAAGAACTGGAAAATTAAAACCAGACGATACACAAGGAGGAACGTACACCGTTACTAACGTAGGTACTTTTGGTTCTGTTTTTGGAACACCAATTATCAACCAACCACAAGTGGGTATTTTGGCTTTAGGTGCTATTCGTAAAGTTCCTGCGGTAATCGAAACTCCAGAAGGAGATTTTATAGGAATCCGTCAAAAAATGTTTTTATCACATTCTTACGATCATAGAGTAGTTGATGGAGCATTAGGAGGAAGTTTTGTAAAAAGAGTTGCTGATTATTTAGAAGCTTGGGATATTAATAGAGAAGTTTAA